The Sebastes umbrosus isolate fSebUmb1 chromosome 4, fSebUmb1.pri, whole genome shotgun sequence genome has a window encoding:
- the ppp1r3ab gene encoding uncharacterized protein YFR016C isoform X1 — protein sequence MSSVTRLHLLSQSMLNVSCQKQKRCSSLPADSPAESPMAFVGQPKPSEACGFLGVPGLGFLDADDDDEVVISIRPKSSPRPRRRSSSSDEDSEPEPPLSGSRRVSFADALGLSLVQVKEFDTWDVPKLPECDSSEGEGKDAEEFFISPVTFSLPLPTEELFVKVRDQKVELETIELLPGTTILKGVIRVLNVSFDKAVYIRTTLDTWSSHFDLLAEYMPGSSDSLTDCFSFKLTLVPPFGEQGARVDFCLRYETPVGTFWNNNKDMNYVLSCHQRVKERKETPQKEKVNKRSCLKTVGQNFSSVENISTTGAPSQENISTDVSEHEEEAMKVKQISDGQSGTSEEDRQKLLAESRQNCGPRNRRKAARMARVRDYFSQRNGRADDTERDESPPEAKAQEEEKHSDVQLCPEGSSESEGSHFVPESLETGSEPLLDVPHDTSSPAHDYMPNGETSESIDMADSATLTGSESVTDVTDNPMHSNDKPAPAECQNISEESNATAKPADSVISAVSSSSFTFGTVVAPLYHHQVFGRAGSESDRGNPVRAVQHAGDLTQSYPHAERGQTSCTVPTDARGSEVKVQGSVIQTQEANQECLDDAPNSLPMEEEEEEEEEEEEEEEETSLSMTSNDILDLAETLQDPDENIYSHQTSIVGETVVHPHTVNILNTDLSNPQIPAESSHLQGEAQEDSLTLDLQVPEQTCTQTNLDETLAQSETREVITSLETSLMSPQPPQSLLSERVSDETDQQTSGVGADGCKCDHESNKTVTISTTNAISEEDKLIEALHDLKPEHMNDSATKETRNSYVSCFEIVKEKDVATPQISLITNNVEEGNKVVNNSCEHETKHSGDIKVIDEAAESPTRATISNHIHGDAFVELRDEDTRKIEHHEMEAAVTLDFCLADTAEVNWEMMVEEEEIDILTDEEESEAISLKTVEFEVAGRETASENGSTTETENEDEVVWEITAARERDAEDADVLESKQGIGEEEIVSGKEEERELEKEKHFAEIQEVNVEKTNVQDEEEIEEEEEEMEIDWNDDDEAGEEWEDQEEENPDYDEEILVDETGESESMSIEDRESEAGCFEERLDTMQNKVEDSLSAPVNNVERKRVIEKENGHVPTGMHLYDENVSYELSEAARDENESVAVAEGDSCVFTDELENDQTSNDSASAESDSDDEVELYMHCLRAVHTGEQAQKERNKDVSFSVGKRPSVSRSKLLSMPSISESLDEEQHLSRLQDNLEDVETADFQPAAAALPSGQESTNRNVSWWKETFSCSNISKTLLYATSFVVFLVVAYRYDFLACFGLYLVSVVWLYCQRERQPEQQKRQQNRLN from the exons ATGTCATCTGTAACTCGACTCCATCTGTTAAGTCAGAGCATGTTGAATGTCAGCTGCCAGAAGCAGAAGCGCTGCAGTTCACTTCCCGCTGACTCTCCCGCAGAGAGCCCCATGGCGTTTGTGGGACAACCGAAACCTTCTGAGGCCTGTGGCTTCTTAGGAGTACCGGGCCTCGGCTTCTTGGACGCGGACGACGATGACGAGGTGGTGATCAGCATCAGGCCCAAATCTTCTCCTCGCCCGCGGAGAAGGAGCTCCAGCAGCGACGAGGACTCGGAGCCCGAGCCACCCCTGTCCGGCTCCAGGAGAGTGTCCTTTGCGGACGCCTTGGGTCTCAGTTTGGTGCAAGTGAAGGAGTTTGACACTTGGGATGTACCCAAGCTGCCTGAATGTGACTCCTCTGAGGGCGAAGGTAAAGATGCAGAGGAATTCTTCATATCTCCTGTCACTTTCTCCCTCCCGTTGCCCACCGAGGAGCTGTTTGTCAAAGTCCGGGATCAGAAAGTGGAGTTGGAGACCATCGAGTTACTTCCAGGGACCACGATACTGAAAGGAGTGATCCGTGTCCTCAACGTCTCCTTCGATAAGGCGGTGTACATCCGAACCACGTTGGACACCTGGTCCAGCCACTTTGACCTACTGGCAGAATACATGCCCGGTTCCAGTGACAGTCTGACGGACTGTTTCTCGTTTAAGCTCACCTTAGTGCCCCCGTTCGGAGAGCAGGGGGCCAGGGTTGACTTTTGTCTGCGTTATGAGACTCCGGTGGGGACATTCTGGAACAACAATAAGGACATGAACTACGTCCTGTCCTGTCACCAGAGggtgaaagagaggaaagaaacgCCACAGAAGGAGAAAGTGAACAAAAGAAGCTGCCTTAAGACTGTCGG TCAGAACTTCTCCAGTGTGGAGAACATTTCTACAACGGGAGCTCCATCTCAGGAAAACATTTCGACAG ATGTGTCAGAACATGAAGAGGAAGCTATGAAAGTCAAGCAGATCTCTGACGGCCAGTCAGGAACATCAGAGGAGGATCGACAGAAATTACTG GCCGAGAGCAGACAGAACTGCGGCCCAAGGAATCGCAGAAAGGCTGCAAGGATGGCTCGGGTGAGGGACTACTTTTCTCAGAGGAACGGCAGAGCGGACGACACCGAAAGAGATGAGTCGCCTCCGGAAGCAAAAGCTCAAGAAGAGGAAAAGCACTCAGATGTGCAATTGTGTCCTGAGGGGAGCAGTGAATCAGAAGGTTCTCACTTTGTTCCTGAATCTCTGGAAACAGGCAGCGAACCTCTCCTCGACGTTCCACATGACACGTCCTCACCGGCACACGACTACATGCCTAACGGCGAGACATCCGAGAGCATTGACATGGCTGACTCAGCCACATTAACAGGAAGCGAGAGCGTCACGGATGTTACGGACAACCCAATGCATTCAAATGATAAGCCTGCTCCTGCAGAGTGCCAAAATATCAGCGAGGAAAGCAACGCCACAGCCAAACCGGCTGACAGTGTTATTTCagcagtgagcagcagcagcttcacatTTGGAACCGTGGTGGCTCCGCTGTATCATCATCAGGTGTTTGGCAGAGCGGGAAGTGAAAGTGATCGGGGAAATCCAGTACGGGCTGTGCAGCATGCTGGAGACTTAACTCAAAGTTACCCTCACGCTGAAAGAGGACAGACTAGCTGCACCGTTCCAACAGATGCTAGAGGTAGCGAGGTCAAAGTTCAGGGAAGTGTTATTCAGACTCAGGAAGCAAACCAAGAGTGCTTAGATGACGCTCCAAATAGTCTTCccatggaagaagaagaagaagaagaagaagaagaagaagaagaagaagaagaaacaagttTGAGTATGACATCAAACGACATCCTGGACCTTGCAGAAACTCTGCAGGATCCAGATGAGAATATATATTCACACCAGACATCTATTGTGGGAGAAACAGTCGTACATccacacactgtaaacattttaaatacagaTTTGTCGAATCCACAAATACCCGCTGAGAGTTCACATCTCCAGGGAGAAGCACAGGAAGACAGTCTAACCCTTGATCTCCAAGTGCCAGAGCAAACATGTACACAAACTAATCTAGATGAAACACTTGCACAAAGTGAAACACGAGAAGTCATTACCAGTCTGGAAACCTCACTTATGTCACCTCAACCTCCTCAGAGTTTATTATCAGAGCGCGTTAGTGACGAGACAGACCAACAGACCAGCGGTGTCGGAGCAGACGGCTGTAAGTGTGATCATGAGTCAAACAAAACAGTAACTATATCAACAACCAATGCCATTTCAGAAGAGGATAAACTTATAGAAGCTTTACATGATTTGAAACCTGAGCACATGAATGATTCAGCTACGAAAGAAACTAGGAATAGCTACGTTTCTTGTTTTGAAATTGTAAAGGAAAAGGATGTCGCAACACCTCAGATATCTCTCATAACTAATAATGTGGAAGAAGGAAATAAAGTGGTGAACAACTCGTGTGAACATGAAACAAAACACTCAGGTGATATTAAAGTGATTGATGAGGCGGCTGAGTCGCCGACACGAGCGACGATAAGTAATCACATACATGGTGACGCGTTCGTGGAGCTCAGAGATGAAGACACACGGAAAATAGAGCATCATGAAATGGAAGCTGCTGTCACTTTGGATTTTTGTTTAGCAGACACCGCTGAGGTAAACTGGGAAATGATGGTCGAAGAAGAGGAGATAGACATATTAACAGATGAAGAGGAAAGTGAGGCAATAAGTTTAAAAACAGTGGAGTTCGAGGTCGCAGGGAGAGAGACGGCATCAGAAAACGGAAGTACAACAGAGACGGAAAACGAGGATGAAGTGGTTTGGGAGATCACagctgcaagagagagagatgctgagGATGCAGATGTTTTAGAGAGCAAGCAGGGGATTGGAGAGGAGGAAATTGTGTctggaaaagaagaagagagagagttagagaaagaaaaacactttgcaGAGATACAAGAGGTCAATGTTGAAAAGACAAATGTCCAAGATGAAGAggagatagaggaggaggaggaagaaatggAAATAGACTGGAACGATGACGATGAAGCAGGTGAGGAGTGGGAGGATCAAGAAGAGGAGAATCCAGATTACGACGAGGAAATTCTAGTTGATGAAACAGGAGAGTCAGAGAGCATGTCAATAGAGGACAGGGAAAGTGAAGCGGGGTGTTTCGAAGAGAGGTTAGACACGATGCAAAACAAGGTTGAGGATAGTTTATCCGCTCCGGTGAACAATGTGGAGCGCAAGAGAGTAATCGAAAAAGAGAATGGACACGTCCCAACTGGAATGCATCTTTACGACGAGAACGTCAGTTACGAGCTATCGGAAGCTGCGAGAGACGAGAATGAATCCGTTGCCGTTGCAGAGGGAGATTCGTGCGTTTTCACAGACGAACTCGAAAACGACCAAACGAGCAACGACAGCGCTTCGGCAGAGTCCGACTCAGACGACGAGGTGGAGTTGTACATGCACTGTCTGAGGGCCGTGCACACCGGGGAGCAGGCCCAGAAAGAGAGGAACAAAGATGTGAGTTTTAGTGTGGGCAAAAGGCCCTCCGTAAGCAGAAGCAAACTGCTGTCCATGCCGTCCATCAGCGAGTCCCTGGATGAGGAACAGCACCTCAGCCGCCTTCAGGACAACCTCGAGGACGTGGAGACGGCAGACTTCCAACCCGCAGCTGCAGCTCTGCCAAGTGGACAGGAGAGCACCAATAGAAATGTTTCATGGTGGAAAGAAACCTTTTCCTGCAGCAATATCTCAAAAACATTGTTGTACGCCACCTCGTTCGTGGTATTTTTAGTTGTGGCCTACCGCTATGATTTTCTTGCTTGTTTTGGGCTCTACTTGGTCTCAGTGGTTTGGCTCTACTGTCAAAGAGAGAGGCAGCCAGAACAACAAAAACGACAACAGAATAGGTTGAATTAA
- the ppp1r3ab gene encoding uncharacterized protein YFR016C isoform X2, with protein MMKEDDEDQRPGCHDIRSNYTLERREEYQESPMAFVGQPKPSEACGFLGVPGLGFLDADDDDEVVISIRPKSSPRPRRRSSSSDEDSEPEPPLSGSRRVSFADALGLSLVQVKEFDTWDVPKLPECDSSEGEGKDAEEFFISPVTFSLPLPTEELFVKVRDQKVELETIELLPGTTILKGVIRVLNVSFDKAVYIRTTLDTWSSHFDLLAEYMPGSSDSLTDCFSFKLTLVPPFGEQGARVDFCLRYETPVGTFWNNNKDMNYVLSCHQRVKERKETPQKEKVNKRSCLKTVGQNFSSVENISTTGAPSQENISTDVSEHEEEAMKVKQISDGQSGTSEEDRQKLLAESRQNCGPRNRRKAARMARVRDYFSQRNGRADDTERDESPPEAKAQEEEKHSDVQLCPEGSSESEGSHFVPESLETGSEPLLDVPHDTSSPAHDYMPNGETSESIDMADSATLTGSESVTDVTDNPMHSNDKPAPAECQNISEESNATAKPADSVISAVSSSSFTFGTVVAPLYHHQVFGRAGSESDRGNPVRAVQHAGDLTQSYPHAERGQTSCTVPTDARGSEVKVQGSVIQTQEANQECLDDAPNSLPMEEEEEEEEEEEEEEEETSLSMTSNDILDLAETLQDPDENIYSHQTSIVGETVVHPHTVNILNTDLSNPQIPAESSHLQGEAQEDSLTLDLQVPEQTCTQTNLDETLAQSETREVITSLETSLMSPQPPQSLLSERVSDETDQQTSGVGADGCKCDHESNKTVTISTTNAISEEDKLIEALHDLKPEHMNDSATKETRNSYVSCFEIVKEKDVATPQISLITNNVEEGNKVVNNSCEHETKHSGDIKVIDEAAESPTRATISNHIHGDAFVELRDEDTRKIEHHEMEAAVTLDFCLADTAEVNWEMMVEEEEIDILTDEEESEAISLKTVEFEVAGRETASENGSTTETENEDEVVWEITAARERDAEDADVLESKQGIGEEEIVSGKEEERELEKEKHFAEIQEVNVEKTNVQDEEEIEEEEEEMEIDWNDDDEAGEEWEDQEEENPDYDEEILVDETGESESMSIEDRESEAGCFEERLDTMQNKVEDSLSAPVNNVERKRVIEKENGHVPTGMHLYDENVSYELSEAARDENESVAVAEGDSCVFTDELENDQTSNDSASAESDSDDEVELYMHCLRAVHTGEQAQKERNKDVSFSVGKRPSVSRSKLLSMPSISESLDEEQHLSRLQDNLEDVETADFQPAAAALPSGQESTNRNVSWWKETFSCSNISKTLLYATSFVVFLVVAYRYDFLACFGLYLVSVVWLYCQRERQPEQQKRQQNRLN; from the exons AGAGCCCCATGGCGTTTGTGGGACAACCGAAACCTTCTGAGGCCTGTGGCTTCTTAGGAGTACCGGGCCTCGGCTTCTTGGACGCGGACGACGATGACGAGGTGGTGATCAGCATCAGGCCCAAATCTTCTCCTCGCCCGCGGAGAAGGAGCTCCAGCAGCGACGAGGACTCGGAGCCCGAGCCACCCCTGTCCGGCTCCAGGAGAGTGTCCTTTGCGGACGCCTTGGGTCTCAGTTTGGTGCAAGTGAAGGAGTTTGACACTTGGGATGTACCCAAGCTGCCTGAATGTGACTCCTCTGAGGGCGAAGGTAAAGATGCAGAGGAATTCTTCATATCTCCTGTCACTTTCTCCCTCCCGTTGCCCACCGAGGAGCTGTTTGTCAAAGTCCGGGATCAGAAAGTGGAGTTGGAGACCATCGAGTTACTTCCAGGGACCACGATACTGAAAGGAGTGATCCGTGTCCTCAACGTCTCCTTCGATAAGGCGGTGTACATCCGAACCACGTTGGACACCTGGTCCAGCCACTTTGACCTACTGGCAGAATACATGCCCGGTTCCAGTGACAGTCTGACGGACTGTTTCTCGTTTAAGCTCACCTTAGTGCCCCCGTTCGGAGAGCAGGGGGCCAGGGTTGACTTTTGTCTGCGTTATGAGACTCCGGTGGGGACATTCTGGAACAACAATAAGGACATGAACTACGTCCTGTCCTGTCACCAGAGggtgaaagagaggaaagaaacgCCACAGAAGGAGAAAGTGAACAAAAGAAGCTGCCTTAAGACTGTCGG TCAGAACTTCTCCAGTGTGGAGAACATTTCTACAACGGGAGCTCCATCTCAGGAAAACATTTCGACAG ATGTGTCAGAACATGAAGAGGAAGCTATGAAAGTCAAGCAGATCTCTGACGGCCAGTCAGGAACATCAGAGGAGGATCGACAGAAATTACTG GCCGAGAGCAGACAGAACTGCGGCCCAAGGAATCGCAGAAAGGCTGCAAGGATGGCTCGGGTGAGGGACTACTTTTCTCAGAGGAACGGCAGAGCGGACGACACCGAAAGAGATGAGTCGCCTCCGGAAGCAAAAGCTCAAGAAGAGGAAAAGCACTCAGATGTGCAATTGTGTCCTGAGGGGAGCAGTGAATCAGAAGGTTCTCACTTTGTTCCTGAATCTCTGGAAACAGGCAGCGAACCTCTCCTCGACGTTCCACATGACACGTCCTCACCGGCACACGACTACATGCCTAACGGCGAGACATCCGAGAGCATTGACATGGCTGACTCAGCCACATTAACAGGAAGCGAGAGCGTCACGGATGTTACGGACAACCCAATGCATTCAAATGATAAGCCTGCTCCTGCAGAGTGCCAAAATATCAGCGAGGAAAGCAACGCCACAGCCAAACCGGCTGACAGTGTTATTTCagcagtgagcagcagcagcttcacatTTGGAACCGTGGTGGCTCCGCTGTATCATCATCAGGTGTTTGGCAGAGCGGGAAGTGAAAGTGATCGGGGAAATCCAGTACGGGCTGTGCAGCATGCTGGAGACTTAACTCAAAGTTACCCTCACGCTGAAAGAGGACAGACTAGCTGCACCGTTCCAACAGATGCTAGAGGTAGCGAGGTCAAAGTTCAGGGAAGTGTTATTCAGACTCAGGAAGCAAACCAAGAGTGCTTAGATGACGCTCCAAATAGTCTTCccatggaagaagaagaagaagaagaagaagaagaagaagaagaagaagaagaaacaagttTGAGTATGACATCAAACGACATCCTGGACCTTGCAGAAACTCTGCAGGATCCAGATGAGAATATATATTCACACCAGACATCTATTGTGGGAGAAACAGTCGTACATccacacactgtaaacattttaaatacagaTTTGTCGAATCCACAAATACCCGCTGAGAGTTCACATCTCCAGGGAGAAGCACAGGAAGACAGTCTAACCCTTGATCTCCAAGTGCCAGAGCAAACATGTACACAAACTAATCTAGATGAAACACTTGCACAAAGTGAAACACGAGAAGTCATTACCAGTCTGGAAACCTCACTTATGTCACCTCAACCTCCTCAGAGTTTATTATCAGAGCGCGTTAGTGACGAGACAGACCAACAGACCAGCGGTGTCGGAGCAGACGGCTGTAAGTGTGATCATGAGTCAAACAAAACAGTAACTATATCAACAACCAATGCCATTTCAGAAGAGGATAAACTTATAGAAGCTTTACATGATTTGAAACCTGAGCACATGAATGATTCAGCTACGAAAGAAACTAGGAATAGCTACGTTTCTTGTTTTGAAATTGTAAAGGAAAAGGATGTCGCAACACCTCAGATATCTCTCATAACTAATAATGTGGAAGAAGGAAATAAAGTGGTGAACAACTCGTGTGAACATGAAACAAAACACTCAGGTGATATTAAAGTGATTGATGAGGCGGCTGAGTCGCCGACACGAGCGACGATAAGTAATCACATACATGGTGACGCGTTCGTGGAGCTCAGAGATGAAGACACACGGAAAATAGAGCATCATGAAATGGAAGCTGCTGTCACTTTGGATTTTTGTTTAGCAGACACCGCTGAGGTAAACTGGGAAATGATGGTCGAAGAAGAGGAGATAGACATATTAACAGATGAAGAGGAAAGTGAGGCAATAAGTTTAAAAACAGTGGAGTTCGAGGTCGCAGGGAGAGAGACGGCATCAGAAAACGGAAGTACAACAGAGACGGAAAACGAGGATGAAGTGGTTTGGGAGATCACagctgcaagagagagagatgctgagGATGCAGATGTTTTAGAGAGCAAGCAGGGGATTGGAGAGGAGGAAATTGTGTctggaaaagaagaagagagagagttagagaaagaaaaacactttgcaGAGATACAAGAGGTCAATGTTGAAAAGACAAATGTCCAAGATGAAGAggagatagaggaggaggaggaagaaatggAAATAGACTGGAACGATGACGATGAAGCAGGTGAGGAGTGGGAGGATCAAGAAGAGGAGAATCCAGATTACGACGAGGAAATTCTAGTTGATGAAACAGGAGAGTCAGAGAGCATGTCAATAGAGGACAGGGAAAGTGAAGCGGGGTGTTTCGAAGAGAGGTTAGACACGATGCAAAACAAGGTTGAGGATAGTTTATCCGCTCCGGTGAACAATGTGGAGCGCAAGAGAGTAATCGAAAAAGAGAATGGACACGTCCCAACTGGAATGCATCTTTACGACGAGAACGTCAGTTACGAGCTATCGGAAGCTGCGAGAGACGAGAATGAATCCGTTGCCGTTGCAGAGGGAGATTCGTGCGTTTTCACAGACGAACTCGAAAACGACCAAACGAGCAACGACAGCGCTTCGGCAGAGTCCGACTCAGACGACGAGGTGGAGTTGTACATGCACTGTCTGAGGGCCGTGCACACCGGGGAGCAGGCCCAGAAAGAGAGGAACAAAGATGTGAGTTTTAGTGTGGGCAAAAGGCCCTCCGTAAGCAGAAGCAAACTGCTGTCCATGCCGTCCATCAGCGAGTCCCTGGATGAGGAACAGCACCTCAGCCGCCTTCAGGACAACCTCGAGGACGTGGAGACGGCAGACTTCCAACCCGCAGCTGCAGCTCTGCCAAGTGGACAGGAGAGCACCAATAGAAATGTTTCATGGTGGAAAGAAACCTTTTCCTGCAGCAATATCTCAAAAACATTGTTGTACGCCACCTCGTTCGTGGTATTTTTAGTTGTGGCCTACCGCTATGATTTTCTTGCTTGTTTTGGGCTCTACTTGGTCTCAGTGGTTTGGCTCTACTGTCAAAGAGAGAGGCAGCCAGAACAACAAAAACGACAACAGAATAGGTTGAATTAA